A stretch of the Enterobacter mori genome encodes the following:
- a CDS encoding oxidoreductase has product MSDNPVIALIGPGAIGTTIAAVLHDAGRTPQLCGRTAHPELRLRYDDGETVVPGPVLTDPNVITRPVDLVFVAVKTTQNADSAGWLRALCDENTVVCALQNGVEQKAQLEPWVNGATVLPSVVWFPAQREPDASVWLRAKPRLTLPDVPHAQRVVEALRGTRCDVELSIDFATVAWRKLLQNAVAGLMVLSNRRAGMFRREDISELALAYLREGLAVARAEGAKLDDAVAQEILANFQRAPEDLGTSILADRQADRPMEWDIRNGVIQRYGRKHGIAVPISDVVVPLLAAGSEGPG; this is encoded by the coding sequence ACGACGCGGGCCGCACGCCGCAGCTGTGCGGACGCACCGCGCATCCTGAACTGCGTTTGCGCTACGACGACGGTGAAACGGTCGTGCCGGGTCCGGTATTAACCGATCCGAACGTCATCACGCGCCCCGTCGATCTCGTTTTTGTGGCAGTAAAAACGACGCAAAATGCCGACAGCGCCGGATGGCTGCGCGCGCTGTGCGATGAAAATACCGTGGTCTGCGCGCTGCAAAACGGCGTGGAGCAAAAAGCCCAGCTTGAGCCGTGGGTTAACGGCGCAACGGTGCTGCCGTCGGTGGTCTGGTTTCCGGCACAGCGCGAGCCGGATGCCTCCGTCTGGCTGCGGGCCAAACCTCGCCTGACGCTGCCGGACGTGCCGCACGCGCAGCGGGTGGTAGAGGCGCTTCGCGGAACGCGCTGTGACGTTGAGCTTTCAATAGATTTCGCCACCGTCGCCTGGCGCAAGCTGCTGCAAAACGCGGTCGCCGGGCTGATGGTGTTGTCCAACCGCCGCGCCGGAATGTTCAGGCGCGAGGATATCAGCGAACTTGCGCTGGCCTACCTGCGTGAGGGGCTTGCCGTCGCCCGCGCCGAAGGGGCGAAGCTGGACGATGCGGTGGCCCAGGAGATCCTGGCGAACTTCCAGCGTGCGCCTGAGGACCTGGGCACGTCGATCCTCGCCGACCGTCAGGCGGATCGCCCGATGGAATGGGATATCCGCAACGGCGTTATCCAGCGCTACGGCCGCAAGCACGGCATTGCGGTGCCGATTAGCGACGTGGTGGTGCCGCTGCTGGCGGCGGGGAGCGAGGGGCCGGGCTAA